A portion of the Aquamicrobium lusatiense genome contains these proteins:
- a CDS encoding sarcosine oxidase subunit delta, whose product MRIACPFCGEREVGEFSYLGDASPRRPHYTIDDGSDPVKLREDFYDYVYLRDNVAGTMREYWYHGGGCRSWLIAERDTRTHEFRSVQAAAGAGASVTSPAGE is encoded by the coding sequence ATGCGAATTGCATGTCCTTTCTGCGGCGAACGAGAAGTCGGCGAGTTCAGCTATCTCGGTGACGCCAGCCCCCGGCGCCCACACTACACGATCGATGACGGAAGCGATCCCGTGAAACTTCGGGAGGATTTCTACGACTACGTCTATCTGCGCGACAACGTGGCCGGAACGATGCGGGAATACTGGTACCACGGTGGCGGTTGCCGCTCCTGGCTGATTGCCGAGCGTGACACGCGAACCCACGAATTCAGGTCGGTGCAGGCGGCTGCGGGTGCCGGCGCCTCCGTCACGTCACCGGCGGGAGAATGA
- a CDS encoding sarcosine oxidase subunit beta family protein has translation MKYSIFSLARAALTGHRGWTRAWRDPAPKSRYDVIIIGGGGHGLATAYFLAKEYGIRNVAVLEKGWIGSGNAGRNTTIIRSNYMLPGNVGFYELSMKLWERMEQDLNYNTMVSQRGIINLYHSDAQRDAFARRGNSMRINGIDAELLDAEQIRKELPFLNYANPRFPIMGGLAQRRGGTARHDAVVWGYARAANDLGVDIIQNCEVTGFQRTDGRITGVETTRGSIGAGKVGMAVAGNTSRVASMAGLRLPIESHVLQAFVTEAIKPLIPGVVTFGAGHFYISQSDKGGLVFGGDLDGYNSYAQRGNMPTMEDVCEGGMAVMPMIGRVRLLRQWGGIMDMSMDGTPIIDRTPVDGLYLNAGWCYGGFKATPASGLTFAHLIARDEPHKEASRFRLDRFRRGAMIDEKGQGAQPNLH, from the coding sequence GAAATATTCGATCTTCTCCCTCGCCCGGGCGGCCCTGACCGGCCACAGGGGCTGGACACGAGCCTGGCGCGATCCGGCGCCCAAAAGCCGCTATGATGTGATCATCATCGGCGGTGGCGGACATGGCCTCGCCACCGCTTACTTCCTTGCCAAGGAATACGGTATCCGCAATGTCGCGGTGCTGGAGAAAGGCTGGATCGGTTCCGGCAATGCCGGCCGCAACACCACCATCATCCGCTCCAACTACATGCTTCCGGGCAATGTCGGCTTCTACGAGCTGTCCATGAAGCTGTGGGAGCGCATGGAGCAGGACCTCAACTACAACACCATGGTGAGCCAGCGTGGCATCATCAATCTTTATCATTCGGATGCGCAGCGCGATGCCTTCGCCCGGCGCGGCAACTCCATGCGCATCAACGGCATCGATGCCGAACTGCTCGACGCCGAGCAGATCCGCAAGGAACTCCCCTTCCTCAATTACGCCAATCCGCGCTTTCCCATCATGGGTGGTCTGGCGCAACGGCGAGGCGGCACGGCGCGCCATGATGCCGTGGTGTGGGGCTATGCGCGCGCCGCCAATGATCTGGGCGTCGACATCATCCAGAATTGCGAGGTGACCGGCTTCCAGCGCACGGATGGCCGCATCACCGGCGTGGAAACGACGCGTGGTTCGATCGGTGCCGGCAAGGTCGGCATGGCCGTCGCCGGCAACACCTCGCGTGTTGCCTCCATGGCAGGACTGAGGCTCCCCATCGAGAGCCATGTGCTTCAGGCCTTCGTCACCGAAGCGATCAAGCCGCTCATCCCCGGCGTGGTCACCTTTGGCGCGGGCCATTTTTACATCAGCCAGTCGGACAAGGGAGGCCTTGTCTTCGGCGGCGATCTCGACGGCTACAACTCCTACGCCCAGCGCGGCAACATGCCGACCATGGAGGACGTCTGCGAGGGCGGTATGGCGGTGATGCCGATGATCGGCCGCGTGCGCCTGCTGCGCCAGTGGGGCGGCATCATGGACATGTCGATGGACGGCACGCCGATCATCGACAGGACACCCGTGGACGGGCTCTATCTGAATGCCGGCTGGTGCTATGGCGGTTTCAAGGCAACGCCGGCCTCGGGCCTGACCTTCGCTCATCTGATCGCGCGCGACGAGCCGCACAAGGAGGCCAGCCGTTTCCGGCTGGATCGCTTCCGGCGTGGCGCGATGATCGACGAAAAGGGCCAGGGCGCCCAACCGAACCTTCATTGA